From the Comamonas odontotermitis genome, one window contains:
- a CDS encoding branched-chain amino acid ABC transporter ATP-binding protein, with amino-acid sequence MSAENLLQLEGVHTHIGVYHILHGVDLAVPKGQLTMLLGRNGAGKTTTLRTIMGLWQASQGRIHFGPRDITRLQTPQIASLNIAYVPENMGIFADLTVKENLLLAARQASNAARMDQERLQWIFQLFPAVEKFWNHPAGKLSGGQKQMVAVARAIIEPRDLLIVDEPSKGLAPAIINNMIEAFDQLKKSGVTILLVEQNIHFAKRLGDSVAVMDNGRVVHAGSMAALAADDALQQSLLGLSL; translated from the coding sequence ATGAGTGCCGAAAATCTTCTGCAACTGGAGGGCGTGCACACCCACATCGGGGTCTACCATATCCTGCACGGCGTGGATTTGGCTGTGCCTAAAGGCCAACTGACCATGCTGCTGGGCCGCAATGGCGCGGGCAAGACAACGACGTTGCGTACCATCATGGGTCTGTGGCAGGCCTCTCAGGGCCGTATCCACTTTGGCCCGCGCGACATTACGCGCTTGCAAACGCCCCAGATCGCGAGCCTAAACATTGCCTATGTGCCCGAGAACATGGGCATCTTTGCCGACCTGACGGTCAAAGAGAATTTGCTGCTCGCCGCACGCCAAGCGAGTAACGCCGCGCGTATGGACCAGGAGCGGCTGCAATGGATCTTCCAACTCTTTCCCGCCGTAGAGAAGTTCTGGAACCATCCAGCGGGCAAGCTCAGCGGGGGGCAAAAGCAGATGGTGGCCGTGGCGCGCGCCATCATTGAACCGCGCGATCTGCTTATCGTCGACGAGCCAAGCAAGGGCCTGGCGCCTGCCATTATCAACAACATGATCGAGGCATTTGATCAGTTGAAAAAAAGCGGCGTGACGATTTTGCTCGTCGAGCAGAACATCCACTTTGCTAAGCGCTTGGGCGACAGCGTGGCGGTGATGGACAACGGCCGCGTGGTGCATGCGGGCAGCATGGCTGCGCTCGCGGCCGACGACGCATTGCAGCAATCGCTGCTTGGATTGTCGCTATGA